The region ACATGTCCTGCCAGCGCCTTGCAAAATGCTCCTCCAGGGGCGCAGCAGCGACCCAGCCGTCTGCTGTCCGGTACAGCCGGTAGGTGCCGTGCGTGCCCGAAAGTATTCCGCCAGGTGCGGTCAGGCCGTGAGTCAAAGGCAACGCCGCAAAGCGGGCAGCGTCCCCGAGGCCCACCGTCCGTTCGCGTTCAGCGGAGCCTCGCTCCCGTCCCAGCAGCAGGGTCAGCGCTGCGGCCACAGCGACCCGGCTGCCCAGCATGTCAGCCGTCAGCGTGCGGGGCATGGCCGGGGCCCGGGGGTCGAGGAGACCAGCCTCGGCCTGATAGGTCAGGTCATGCCCTGGAAGGTCTGGCTCACGAGTGTCCCCCACGATCCGCAGGCGGCAGAGGTGCGGGTAACATTCCTGAAGCGTCTCGCCGTCCAGCCCCAGGCGCTTCAGGGCTGAAGGCCTGGAACTGGTCAGAAGCACATCGGCCTCCTGCAGCATAAGAGCCAGCGCTGCCTGTCCAGCTCCGGTTTTCAGGTCCAGCTGATGTCTCTCCACGCCCTGGTGCAGCTCTTCGTACCACCGCGGAGCCAGCGTTGCCAGCGGGTCCCCGGCGGGCGGCTCAACCTTGATCACACGGGCGCCTTCCTCGCGCAGCTCCGCAGCTGCCAGCGGACCTGGCAGGTTCAGGGCAAGCGACACTACAGTTAGACCAGACAGAGGAAGAGACATGCCTCATCTTGCCAGTTGCCGCGTGTTGTCTCTATAGTGGTAACGCGTTTTACCCCTCGTGCCTGAGCCGGTAACGCCCGCGCTTATATACACGCGGCTTATGATGAACAGGTAATAGCCCAGAGGGCTTTCTCAAGGAGGAACACACATGGCGGACACGGCGATGAACCTTTTTGGCGCGCGCGACACGCTGACGACGCAGAGCGGCCAGAAACTCTACTTCTACAACCTCAACAAGCTTCAGGGGCGCGACGTTTCCCGGCTGCCCTTCAGCATCAAAGTGCTGCTTGAAAGTGTGCTGCGTGAAGCCAACGACTACGACGTGCGCCGTGAGGACGTTGAGACGGTCGCCGGCTGGAGCCCGACCAACCCCGAAGTCGAGATTCCCTTCAAGCCCGCCCGCGTGATCCTGCAGGACTTCACTGGTGTGCCTGCCGTGGTGGACCTTGCCGCCATGCGCAGTGCCATGGTCAAACTGGGCGGCGACCCCAGCAAGATCAACCCGCTGATCCCAGTAGACCTTGTCATCGACCACTCGGTGCAGGTCGACGAGTTTGGGACCGACTTTGCGCTGGCCAACAACATGGCCCTGGAGTTCGAGCGCAACCGCGAGCGTTACGAGTTCCTCAGATGGGGCCAGAAGGCCTTTGACAACTTCGGCGTGGTGCCTCCCGCCAGCGGCATCGTGCACCAGGTCAACCTGGAGTACCTGGCCAAAGGCGTGCAGAGCCGCCCAGAGGACGACGGCGTGGTCGTGTACCCCGACAGTCTGGTCGGCACCGACTCGCACACCACCATGATCAACGGCCTGGGGATCGTGGGCTGGGGCGTCGGCGGTATCGAGGCCGAGGCCGTCATGCTGGGCCAGCCGATCTACATGCTCATGCCGGAAGTCGTGGGCTTCAAGATCACCGGTGCCATGCCCGAAGGCGCCACCGCGACCGACCTGGCCCTGCGCGTGACCGAGATGCTGCGTCAGGCGGGTGTGGTCGGCAAGTTCGTCGAGTTCTACGGCGCTGGCCTGAGCAACATGACCCTGCCTGACCGCGCGACCATCGCCAACATGGCCCCCGAGTACGGCGCCACCATGGGCTTTTTCCCGGTGGACGACGAGGCGCTGCGCTACCTGCGCCGCACCGGCCGCCTGGAAGACGAGATCGAACTGGTGGAGGCCTACTACAAGGCCCAGGGCATGTTCCGCACCGACGAGACGCCTGATCCCATGTTCACCAGCACCATCGAACTGGACCTCGGCACCATCGTGCCCAGCCTGGCGGGTCCCAAGCGTCCCCAGGACCGCGTGAACCTGAACGAGATGCACACCGTGTTCAATGAGGCCCTGACCGCGCCCGTCAAGGCCCGTGGTTTCGAGCTGAGCGGCGATGCTCTGTCCGCCCAGGGCACCATCGGCGGTACCGATATCCGCATCGGCCACGGCGCCGTGACGCTGGCCAGCATCACCTCCTGCACCAACACCAGCAACCCCAGCGTGCTGATCGCCGCCGGTCTGGTGGCCCGCAAGGCCGTGGAGAAGGGCCTGAAGAGCAAGCCCTGGGTCAAGACCAGCCTCGCTCCTGGCTCCCGCGTGGTGACCGAGTACCTGGAAGCGGCCGGCCTGCAGAGCTACCTGGACCAGATCGGCTTCAACACCGTCGGCTACGGCTGCATGACCTGCATCGGCAACAGCGGTCCGCTGCCCGAACCCGTCGTGCAGGCTATTCAGGAAGGCGACCTCGTGGTGGCCAGCGTGCTGTCGGGCAACCGCAACTTTGAAGGCCGCGTTAACCCGCACATCAAGGCGAACTACCTTGCCTCCCCGCCCCTGGTGGTGGCCTACGCCCTGGCCGGCACGGTTGTGAACGACATCGTCAACGATCCTATCGGTCAGGACCAGAACGGCAACGACGTGTTCCTGCGTGATATCTGGCCCAGCAACGCCGAGATCCAGCAGGTCATGGACCAGGCGATCAACGCCGAGATGTTCAAGAAGGTCTACGACGGCATCGAGCAGAGCAACAAGGAATGGAACGCCATCCCTGTGGCCGAAGGCGCGCTGTACGACTGGAAGGAAGACAGCACCTATATCCAGAACCCACCCTTCTTCGAGAACCTCGCCGGTGGTCCCAGCGACATCGTGAACATCGAGAAGGCCCGCGTGCTGGTCAAGGTGGGCGACTCGGTGACCACCGACCACATCAGCCCCGCCGGTTCCTTCAAGGCCGATACTCCTGCTGGCCGCTACCTCACCGAGCGCGGCATTGCCCCGAAAGACTTCAACTCCTACGGCTCGCGCCGCGGCAACGACCGCATCATGACGCGCGGTACGTTTGCCAACATCCGCCTCAAGAACCAGCTGGCTCCCGGCACTGAAGGCGGCTTTACCACCAACTTCCTGAACGGCGAAGTGACCAGCATTTTCGATGCCTCGACCGCGTACAAGGAAGCTGGTATTCCGCTGGTCGTGCTGGCCGGCAAGGACTACGGCATGGGCTCCAGCCGCGACTGGGCCGCCAAGGGCACCTTCCTGCTGGGCGTCAAGGCTGTCATCGCCGAGTCCTTTGAGCGCATTCACCGCAGCAACCTTGTGGGCATGGGCGTGCTGCCCCTGCAGTACAAGAACGGTGAAACGGCCGAGAGCCTGGGCCTGCAGGGCGATGAAACCTTTGACTTCATCCTGCCCGGCGACCTGAAGCCCCGTCAGGATGTGACCGTGCGCGTGACCAGCAAGGATGGTCAGAGCCGCGACATCACCGTGCAGTGCCGGATCGACACTCCGGTGGAGATTGATTACTACAAGAACGGCGGCATTCTCCAGACCGTGCTCCGTGGCATCCTTGCCAAGAGCAAGGGCGAGGTCAAGGCGTAAGTCTGACCAGCTGACGTTCTCGACGAGCTCCCTGCCTGATCATCAGGCAGGGAGCTTTTCTCTCTCTGGCACTTTCCTGTGGGCAAGCCGTGAGCGCTACCGGTGCCGTCCCGGCTTTCTGATCATCTTCCTTAACTGTCATCTGTGTTCAGGTTGATGTCAGCCCTGAGCTGTAAACATAGAAACTATGAAGACGAGTGTTGCCCTCCCGCTGCTGGCGCTCTCTATGAGCCTTGCATCCTGCTCGTCCGGGTCGGGCGGCACCGTTCCACAGACTCCACCGGCTTCGACCACGCCGCCTGCCACGGGCACCACGCCTCCTCCTGCGCCTGCCATCTGCGCACAGGGTACGGATCAGTCCACTCCGGTCACAGCTTCGGGCCTGGGGACCCTCAGCGTATCCGGGACCTTTGCGCCTGACTGGTCGGCTCCCCATGTGCCTGGACGGGTACTGATCGTAGACGGCGGCAGGGGCCTGAGCGCCCAGAAGCTGAGTGCGCTCAGCACCGTGCGGACCCAGAGCGTGATTTCGGGTCTGACCCTGGCCTTTACACCCGGCGGGGAGTCGGACGAGGCTTTCGCAGGCCGTCTGGAAGCCAGCGGCCTGAAGGTGCAGCCGGATTACGTGTACCGCAAGCTGGCCACGATCGTGAACGACCCCGGCTACCCCGGCAATGGGGGATTCATGTCTGGCGGGGTCAACGTGACGCAGAACTACCTGACCCGCGTGCGCGCTGACCGGGCCTGGACCTTCCTGAACGGATGTGGCAAGACGCCTGCCGGCGTGGTCACGGCTGTGCTGGACACCGGCACGGAAGCGGCCCATGAGGACCTGCAGGGACGGGTCCTGCCCGGCGCACACTTTGCGGGCACGACGGCCGCTACGGTTGACGAAGACGGCCACGGGACGGCCACTGCGGGGCTGATCGGAGCTGCGACCAACAATGGAAAGGGCGTGGCCGGGATAACCTGGGGCGGCCAGAATCTGCTGCCGGTGAAGGTGCTGAGCAGCGAGGGCGAGGGGTCGACCTCCACCCTGGTCAAGGGCGTCAATTACGCGGTTTCGCAGGGCGCTAAGGTCATCAACATGAGCCTGGGGTCCACGGTGGCTGGTGGAGCAGACAAGGCGCTGGACGCTGCCCTGAGCGCAGCTGCAGAGTCCGCGGTTCTGGTCGCCTCGGCGGGCAATACCGCTACAGACGGTGTGTATTACCCGGCAAGCCACTCCAGGGTTATTGCCGTGGGTGCTGTGGGCGCCATGGATGGCGTGCTGGCCTGCTACAGCGCGCGTCCCAACGAAAAGTACCCGCGGCAGCTGGACATCGTAGCTCCTGGAGGTGCTGGCGACTGCGCGGGTGCGACGCCCGCACAGCAGATGCTGATTCTGGCGCCGGGCAACCGGTACGGCGTAGCCGCTGGCACCAGCGAGTCTGCTCCCCTGGTCAGTGGGGTCGCTGCTCTGATGCGCGCTGCCAACCCGAAACTGACCGCAGAGCAGACCAAGGGGTTGCTGCTGAGCAGCGTGAACCGGGCCAACGGCCTTCCCCTGCTGGACGCAGAGGCAGCGGTGCGGGCAGCCACGAAGTAACAGGAGTCAGGAGCAGGACCGCACTTTCCAGGAAGGTGCGGTCCTGCTCGTGTTTCCTCTGATCTGGGTCTCTTCGACGGGTCCATGAACCACACTTTGGACCTTCACGCCCGGGACTCGTCGGGCTCCTGTCCGCTCCAGGCTGGAACTATCGCAGGAATTTTGCAGGTGCTCAGGCCTGAACAAGCTGGTCCAAGAAGAGCCGCCCGGATGCGATGTTCCGGGCGGCTCTTTGTTCATTTTTGACTTGAGCAGCTTCGCTTGACTGGCGAAGCTGAGCGTGTATTACAGCTGCAGAGGGCGATCAGGAACGCTCGATGCGCTCCACAGCGGCAACCGGTGTCTGCACGTGGTGCAGGAGCATAAAGAACACGGCCGTGCTGTGAAGCAGCAACAGGTTGAACAGCGCGACGTTCGGCTGGTACCAGTGGCTTCCGGCTCCTACCAGGAGAATAAGCAGCAGGTTGAGCAGCAGCGCCGGGCGGCGTTCCGGAAAACGGACATATCCGTACAGGCCGGCCATGATGCTGAAGATCATGGGGAGTGCCAGAGCATTGAGCAAGTCTTGGGACATACCTCATTTTGCCTCTGGACTATGACGCGTTCATGACAGCTTCCCTACCTGAATAGAGGACCTGCTCCTAAAGCTGATACTGCCTGAGTTTCACCTGATCCACCGCATGCTCGCGGAGGGTATCAACATCGAGCCAGCCGTCCTGGAACGTGATGGGAAGATTGAGCAGATCGTCTTGCAGCTTCAGCACAAAGCTCAGTTCGCAGGGTTCAAGGACCTCGCTCTGTGTAGACAGCAGAGCGGCGTGCACGGTGCCCAGGCCGGTGCTGGCCTGCGAACCCACCATGCCGCGCTTGCCCTGCCGGGCCGCCGCACGCAGCATGTTCAGGCCGTCGGTAAAGCCATTGCGCGCCGTCTTGACGTTCAGCACGTCGAAGGTATCGAAGGCCAGTTCCCGTTGCAGATCGGCCGGGGTAAAACAGCTGTCATCAGCCACGATGGGCAGCAGGCTGCGTGCATGAAGCTCAGTGCGCGCGTGGAGGTCCCGGACCGGCAGCGGCTCTTCGACATACATCAGGCCCGCGTCTCGCATGGCGGCGAGAGCGTCCGGGGCCGTTTCCGAGGTCAAGGTTTCGTTGCTGTCGGCATAGAGTTGCACCTCATCACCAAACAGGCGACGCAGTTCATGAATCACCTGCAGGTCCTGCTGATGCTGCCGGCCGACCTTCACCTTCAGGCACCGCACCCCGGAATCCACGACCCGCTGGGCCTCCGCAATCATCTCAGCCGGCGCGGCAATGCCCAGGATAAAGCTGGCCCTGACCTTCCGGTTCGGGCCCAGCAGGGTGTCGAAGAGCGTCAGCCCCTGGGAGCGGGCACGGGCGTCATGAAGGGCCATGTCCAGCGCGCCGCGCGCGGTGTGGTTGTTGGCCACGCTGTTGCGTATCCGGTTCAGGGCAGTCTCGTCCTGAATATCCAGACCATGCAGCGCAGGGGAGAGGTGCTCCAGGATGCCCAGCACACTGGAGGTGGTTTCTCCATAGATGGTCGGTCTCGGGGTGGCTTCCGCAACGCCCACCGTGCCGTCCGAAAGGGTGACCTGGACCAGCACATGCTCGGCCACGCTGAGGGCCGAATGCGCTCCCCAGGCCAGTGCAGAGGTCAGCGGCAGGCGAAACGGAATTCCCTGGACGCGGGCAACAGTAACGGTCATTCCTGTGCCTCCGGGGAAGTTGACTGCAACGCCCACTGACGCACTGCCTGGGCTACCTCCGCCGGATTCAGCGCCACCGTGTCGAGCAGCAGAGCACGCTCGCCGGGAAGGGTCCGTAAAAAGGCTTCAGCTGCCTGCGGGTCGTAGTTCCGCCGCTCGCTGACCACGATCCGGGCCTTGGCAACGATCTCAGCCGGGCTGTGGCCCTCTGCTGTCAGTGCGGCGAGTTCTTCCAGTTCCCGGGAGCTGAAGACAGCCTCGACT is a window of Deinococcus deserti VCD115 DNA encoding:
- a CDS encoding CoA transferase — protein: MSLPLSGLTVVSLALNLPGPLAAAELREEGARVIKVEPPAGDPLATLAPRWYEELHQGVERHQLDLKTGAGQAALALMLQEADVLLTSSRPSALKRLGLDGETLQECYPHLCRLRIVGDTREPDLPGHDLTYQAEAGLLDPRAPAMPRTLTADMLGSRVAVAAALTLLLGRERGSAERERTVGLGDAARFAALPLTHGLTAPGGILSGTHGTYRLYRTADGWVAAAPLEEHFARRWQDMFGEDATTTLICEPTRYWLELAQSHDLPLVQVPLESAP
- the acnA gene encoding aconitate hydratase AcnA, coding for MADTAMNLFGARDTLTTQSGQKLYFYNLNKLQGRDVSRLPFSIKVLLESVLREANDYDVRREDVETVAGWSPTNPEVEIPFKPARVILQDFTGVPAVVDLAAMRSAMVKLGGDPSKINPLIPVDLVIDHSVQVDEFGTDFALANNMALEFERNRERYEFLRWGQKAFDNFGVVPPASGIVHQVNLEYLAKGVQSRPEDDGVVVYPDSLVGTDSHTTMINGLGIVGWGVGGIEAEAVMLGQPIYMLMPEVVGFKITGAMPEGATATDLALRVTEMLRQAGVVGKFVEFYGAGLSNMTLPDRATIANMAPEYGATMGFFPVDDEALRYLRRTGRLEDEIELVEAYYKAQGMFRTDETPDPMFTSTIELDLGTIVPSLAGPKRPQDRVNLNEMHTVFNEALTAPVKARGFELSGDALSAQGTIGGTDIRIGHGAVTLASITSCTNTSNPSVLIAAGLVARKAVEKGLKSKPWVKTSLAPGSRVVTEYLEAAGLQSYLDQIGFNTVGYGCMTCIGNSGPLPEPVVQAIQEGDLVVASVLSGNRNFEGRVNPHIKANYLASPPLVVAYALAGTVVNDIVNDPIGQDQNGNDVFLRDIWPSNAEIQQVMDQAINAEMFKKVYDGIEQSNKEWNAIPVAEGALYDWKEDSTYIQNPPFFENLAGGPSDIVNIEKARVLVKVGDSVTTDHISPAGSFKADTPAGRYLTERGIAPKDFNSYGSRRGNDRIMTRGTFANIRLKNQLAPGTEGGFTTNFLNGEVTSIFDASTAYKEAGIPLVVLAGKDYGMGSSRDWAAKGTFLLGVKAVIAESFERIHRSNLVGMGVLPLQYKNGETAESLGLQGDETFDFILPGDLKPRQDVTVRVTSKDGQSRDITVQCRIDTPVEIDYYKNGGILQTVLRGILAKSKGEVKA
- a CDS encoding S8 family peptidase → MSLASCSSGSGGTVPQTPPASTTPPATGTTPPPAPAICAQGTDQSTPVTASGLGTLSVSGTFAPDWSAPHVPGRVLIVDGGRGLSAQKLSALSTVRTQSVISGLTLAFTPGGESDEAFAGRLEASGLKVQPDYVYRKLATIVNDPGYPGNGGFMSGGVNVTQNYLTRVRADRAWTFLNGCGKTPAGVVTAVLDTGTEAAHEDLQGRVLPGAHFAGTTAATVDEDGHGTATAGLIGAATNNGKGVAGITWGGQNLLPVKVLSSEGEGSTSTLVKGVNYAVSQGAKVINMSLGSTVAGGADKALDAALSAAAESAVLVASAGNTATDGVYYPASHSRVIAVGAVGAMDGVLACYSARPNEKYPRQLDIVAPGGAGDCAGATPAQQMLILAPGNRYGVAAGTSESAPLVSGVAALMRAANPKLTAEQTKGLLLSSVNRANGLPLLDAEAAVRAATK
- a CDS encoding enolase C-terminal domain-like protein, with product MTVTVARVQGIPFRLPLTSALAWGAHSALSVAEHVLVQVTLSDGTVGVAEATPRPTIYGETTSSVLGILEHLSPALHGLDIQDETALNRIRNSVANNHTARGALDMALHDARARSQGLTLFDTLLGPNRKVRASFILGIAAPAEMIAEAQRVVDSGVRCLKVKVGRQHQQDLQVIHELRRLFGDEVQLYADSNETLTSETAPDALAAMRDAGLMYVEEPLPVRDLHARTELHARSLLPIVADDSCFTPADLQRELAFDTFDVLNVKTARNGFTDGLNMLRAAARQGKRGMVGSQASTGLGTVHAALLSTQSEVLEPCELSFVLKLQDDLLNLPITFQDGWLDVDTLREHAVDQVKLRQYQL